The following coding sequences lie in one Spinacia oleracea cultivar Varoflay chromosome 1, BTI_SOV_V1, whole genome shotgun sequence genomic window:
- the LOC110793396 gene encoding uncharacterized protein, which produces MNSAASHLASLLKRPSSTLNSVSSSLQQWRGIRVRVKNGNLEQALSFMQRKMTSSGIERMIKREETHHIKNSEKRVLARKALHRRLQSQDLGRKLKSILIKKVRGL; this is translated from the exons ATGAACTCAGCGGCGAGTCACCTAGCGAGTCTGCTGAAGCGTCCGAGTTCAACCTTGAACTCAGTGAGCTCATCTCTCCAACAGTGGCGGGGGATCAGAGTTAGGGTAAAGAACGGGAACCTGGAGCAAGCGCTGTCATTCATGCAGAGAAAGATGACGTCAAGTGGGATCGAACGGATGATAAAAAGAGAAGAAACTCATCACATCAAGAATTCCGAGAAGCGCGTATTAGCACGCAAAGCTCTCCACCGTCGCCTCCAGTCCCAGGACCTTGGTCGCAAGCTCAAATCCATCCTCATCAAGAAAGTCAG GGGTCTATGA
- the LOC110793388 gene encoding protein PECTIC ARABINOGALACTAN SYNTHESIS-RELATED has protein sequence MSAELRELRHSSSLGNRASSSPRKNPQQQQQRDDDNSPLLSDSDDVADGSGHARSSRDHRPPFFLWSYLFPEDSRGSSSPSKLSLFLIIFLVVAGFVSVSSLIRRLNAPYLCQKDGLTLQCPRVKEAPSLWENPFSATTSWKPCAERRSNGISDPPAENATNGYIFIHAEGGLNQQRIAICNAVGVAKILNATLILPVLKQDQIWKDQTKFEDIFDVDHFIDYLKDDVPIIRDIPEWFTDKTELFTSIRRTVKNIPKYASAQFYIDNVLPRIKEKKIMALKPFVDRLGYDNVPQEINRLRCRVNYHALKFLPEIEQMAESLASRMRNRTANSNPYMALHLRFEKGMVGLSFCDFVGTREEKAQMAVYRKKEWPRRFKNGSHLWQLSLQKRKEGRCPLEPGEVAVILRAMGYPKETQIYVASGQVYGGQNRMAPLRNMFPNLVTKEELTSKEELDGFRKHVTSLAALDFLVCLKSDVFVMTHGGNFAKLIIGYRRYMGHKLKSIKPDKGLMSKSFGDPYMGWATFVEDVVVTHQTRTGLPEETFPNYDLWENPLTPCMCRA, from the exons ATGTCCGCCGAGCTAAGAGAGCTCCGCCATTCCAGCTCCCTCGGAAACAGAGCCTCTTCTTCCCCTCGTAAAAAccctcaacaacaacaacagcgcGACGACGACAATTCCCCTCTTCTCTCCGATTCCGACGATGTCGCCGACGGTAGTGGTCACGCGCGTAGCTCACGTGACCACCGGCCACCCTTCTTCTTATGGTCTTACTTATTCCCAGAAGATTCCAGGGgttcttcttctccttcaaaGCTCTCCCTTTTCTTGATCATCTTTCTTGTTGTTGCTGGATTTGTCTCCGTTTCTTCCCTCATTCGTCGTTTG AATGCACCATATCTGTGCCAGAAGGATGGCCTTACTCTTCAGTGTCCTCGG GTAAAAGAGGCGCCTTCACTATGGGAGAATCCATTTTCCGCCACGACATCTTGGAAGCCTTGTGCAGAGCGCCGTAGTAATGGCATATCAG ATCCTCCTGCAGAGAACGCAACAAATGGATATATATTTATACACGCGGAAGGTGGTCTGAATCAGCAAAGGATTGCC ATATGCAATGCAGTGGGCGTGGCCAAAATATTGAACGCTACACTTATTTTGCCAGTGTTGAAGCAAGACCAGATATGGAAGGACCAAAC GAAATTTGAAGATATATTTGATGTTGATCATTTCATTGACTATTTAAAGGATGATGTGCCAATTATCCGTGATATTCCAGAGTGGTTTACGGACAAAACGGAGTTATTCACAAGCATAAG GCGCACGGTAAAGAACATCCCAAAGTATGCTTCAGCTCAGTTTTATATTGACAACGTTCTGcctcgaatcaaggaaaagaagaTAATGGCCCTAAAACCTTTTGTTGATAGACTCGG GTACGATAATGTTCCCCAAGAAATCAACAGGTTGAGGTGTAGGGTGAACTATCACGCTCTGAAATTTCTTCCTGAGATTGAGCAGATGGCTGAGTCACTGGCATCAAGAATGAGAAACCGCACAGCAAATTCAAACCCATACAT GGCTCTTCATCTTAGATTTGAGAAAGGGATGGTGGGTCTATCTTTCTGTGATTTTGTTGGGACCAGAGAGGAGAAAGCCCAAATGGCAGTTTACAGGAAGAAGGAATGGCCTAGACGCTTTAAG AATGGTTCCCATTTATGGCAATTATCTCTGCAGAAACGAAAAGAAGGTCGATGTCCACTTGAACCCGGGGAAGTAGCTGTTATTCTACGTGCTATGGGATATCCAAAAGAGACACAAATATATGTTGCGTCTGGGCAAGTTTATGGGGGGCAGAATCGGATGGCACCACTCAGGAACATGTTCCCGAATCTG gTAACAAAGGAGGAATTAACAAGCAAGGAAGAGTTGGATGGCTTCAGAAAGCATGTTACGAGCCTGGCAGCGCTCGACTTCTTGGTTTGCTTGAAGTCTGATGTGTTTGTGATGACCCATGGAGGTAACTTCGCTAAGCTCATCATTGGCTACAGGCGATACATGGGCCATAAGTTAAAGTCAATTAAACCAGATAAAGGTCTTATGTCCAAGTCTTTCGGGGACCCTTACATGGGCTGGGCCACCTTTGTTGAGGATGTTGTAGTGACCCACCAAACAAGGACGGGTTTGCCAGAGGAAACCTTCCCTAATTATGATCTATGGGAAAACCCTTTGACCCCTTGTATGTGTAGGGCATGA